In Cercospora beticola chromosome 3, complete sequence, the following proteins share a genomic window:
- the RPS25 gene encoding 40S ribosomal protein eS25 (BUSCO:EOG09265SHL) produces MAPAATGGKKQKKKWSKGKVKDKANHAVIFDKNTTEKLNKDVQSYRLITVAVLVDRLKINGSLARKALKDLEERGVIKQVVGHSACKIYTREVGGGE; encoded by the exons ATGGCACCCGCAGCAACCGGaggcaagaagcaaaagaagaagTGGTCCAAGGGAAAGG TCAAGGACAAGGCCAACCACGCCGTCATCTTCGACAAGAACACCACCGAGAAGCTCAACAAGGATGTTCAGTCGTACCGCCTCATCACCGTTGCCGTCCTCGTCGACAGATTAAAGATCAACGGATCGCTCGCCCGTAAGGCCCTGAAGGATCTGGAGGAGCGTGGTGTTATCAAGCAGGTTGTCGGTCACAGCGCGTGCAAGATCTACA CACGCGAGGTCGGCGGTGGCGAGTAA